The following proteins are encoded in a genomic region of Drosophila willistoni isolate 14030-0811.24 chromosome 3R, UCI_dwil_1.1, whole genome shotgun sequence:
- the LOC111519450 gene encoding circadian clock-controlled protein daywake-like isoform X1 produces the protein MENSWIIFILAALQMTQCFQLRSDIRRCQFSDDSCITNSMNYVLRRYGKIGMPELKFPPLTSAKVDDLEVVENDKKKLIWYHVKGTNMMAYGLENTTITKVKTDWKQKSLDIYGHIPNLMAKMNYSIKTRILSFALQSTGHGSVAVKNLRFLSRSSFIIDNRGYVKIYRLAVHTKIDRPVFDLTYVNEDNTDLAIVLNDVINENWQDVWAEVNPVFENMLQHSFITHANNIFSSATYMDLFLPEDEDILKYKVGA, from the exons ATGGAGAACAGTTGGATCATTTTTATACTCGCAGCACTTCAAATGACTCAATGTTTTCAACTAA GGTCTGATATCAGAAGATGCCAATTTTCGGATGACAGTTGCATTACGAATAGTATGAATTATGTATTAAGGCGATATGGTAAAATCGGTATGCCCGAATTGAAATTTCCGCCATTAACCTCTGCCAAAGTGGATGACTTGGAAGTTGTTGAGAATGATAAGAAAAAACTTATTTGGTATCATGTGAAAGGTACAAATATGATGGCCTATGGTTTAGAAAATACAACAATCACAAAAGTCAAAACTGATTGGAAACAAAAATCTCTAGATATATACGGACATATACCAAATCTAATGGCAAAAATGAATTACAGCATAAAAACGAGAATTCTATCATTTGCCTTGCAGTCCACGGGACACGGATCGGTGGCAGTTAAGAATTTGCGATTTCTTTCAAGAAGTTCATTTATCATTGATAATCGAGGATATGTGAAAATATATCGACTGGCTGTACACACCAAAATTGATAG ACCTGTATTCGACTTGACCTATGTGAACGAGGATAATACAGATCTTGCAATTGTGCTGAATGATGTGATAAATGAAAATTGGCAAGACGTTTGGGCCGAAGTGAATCCagtttttgaaaatatgttgCAACATAGTTTCATCACGCATGCCAATAATATATTTTCCTCTGCGACGTATATGGATTTGTTTTTGCCCGAAGATgaagatatattaaaatataaagttggtgctTAA
- the LOC111519450 gene encoding uncharacterized protein LOC111519450 isoform X2, whose protein sequence is MENSWIIFILAALQMTQCFQLRSDIRRCQFSDDSCITNSMNYVLRRYGKIGMPELKFPPLTSAKVDDLEVVENDKKKLIWYHVKDIYGHIPNLMAKMNYSIKTRILSFALQSTGHGSVAVKNLRFLSRSSFIIDNRGYVKIYRLAVHTKIDRPVFDLTYVNEDNTDLAIVLNDVINENWQDVWAEVNPVFENMLQHSFITHANNIFSSATYMDLFLPEDEDILKYKVGA, encoded by the exons ATGGAGAACAGTTGGATCATTTTTATACTCGCAGCACTTCAAATGACTCAATGTTTTCAACTAA GGTCTGATATCAGAAGATGCCAATTTTCGGATGACAGTTGCATTACGAATAGTATGAATTATGTATTAAGGCGATATGGTAAAATCGGTATGCCCGAATTGAAATTTCCGCCATTAACCTCTGCCAAAGTGGATGACTTGGAAGTTGTTGAGAATGATAAGAAAAAACTTATTTGGTATCATGTGAAAG ATATATACGGACATATACCAAATCTAATGGCAAAAATGAATTACAGCATAAAAACGAGAATTCTATCATTTGCCTTGCAGTCCACGGGACACGGATCGGTGGCAGTTAAGAATTTGCGATTTCTTTCAAGAAGTTCATTTATCATTGATAATCGAGGATATGTGAAAATATATCGACTGGCTGTACACACCAAAATTGATAG ACCTGTATTCGACTTGACCTATGTGAACGAGGATAATACAGATCTTGCAATTGTGCTGAATGATGTGATAAATGAAAATTGGCAAGACGTTTGGGCCGAAGTGAATCCagtttttgaaaatatgttgCAACATAGTTTCATCACGCATGCCAATAATATATTTTCCTCTGCGACGTATATGGATTTGTTTTTGCCCGAAGATgaagatatattaaaatataaagttggtgctTAA